The DNA sequence CAACGAtctcttataaattttcatttccaccctTGAAACTGTAGGTAACCGCAAAGCGTTAAAACTGTCACCTGAAACAGAAACAAATGTGCCAGTTATGCTAGCATAATTTtccaacaaaagcaaaatatttcaTTCTCAAACTAAGACAAGACTACTAAAAGACAAAATCAACGAAAACACTGCATTTTAAAATTATGCATTATCTGAAAGCAGTTTAAGTGGAGATACATTTGTGAATTTTATCTTTCAGCTATCACCTAATAACttgtttcccttcttttttgGGGGCTGATCTAAGAAGCAATGAATTCAATATGCCTTGGCAGCTGGTTCAATAGGAGTTTTGTGGGATGAAGGCTTTTCCTCTCATTTTTTGCAACCACTGGAAATactcctggccccagttgttccaaaggtggataacactattcactggataaatctctgtcTATTGCATAGCacaataatattgtaataaATGCTTACatacctgaattttctgaccCCAAAATCCTGAAAGATTGCTACCCCACTCTAGTAACTCTTATAAAAATGGAACCCCATAATAGTCAATCCAGCaacacatacatacatgttttttatttgaagtcttatacaataaatagtatatcAACTATTTCCAACTAACTAAAATTACAAACCACAATACCCAGTAGCCTACTAGGaaggtccccccccccccccccccccccgccaaggGGTTCAGAGCACTGGTCTCTTTCtgagttgccccaagcctctgtttcaaagcaaggctaaGAGCAAAGCCATActtatgaaaatgatttttattccaatgcaaataaaactcagggatttttacaagaaaggttttgcacttagcctttgaaagtgagaggttttggaactcggaaaggGACTATTCTTCTTAGTAGAGCACAGGCTTAAGTGTTGCATGCCGGGGTTACCTTTAAATACATCACAATACCACTATACTTCCAAAACTGTGGAAAGTCCTAAActtgtgctctaagaaaaaaattgaatggaACCCAGGGCTCTGAAATCCAGGGTACCCAGCGTATGATTTCTAGGgaaaaaatttgattttccaGTCACCAAGGAGCAAAAGTTATGTGCCAGGGACCACCTGGTGCCGCTAGAGTCCTACCTTCTGTCCTCCTTGATTGCGTTATTATACTCACTCTCTATTTCTTGCAGTTTGTTTGCTACAATGTAGATGCTCTACCTTTGCAAGCATTGGGACCAGTAGGGAAAATGTTAGCATATTTAGAATCCAATTATTTGAAAGCATTAAGACTTGGGTGAGTACTTGAAACGTCACTCAAACTGTATTTTTAGCAGGGCTCTCACGTGTGCAAAGCGTGCACAGCAAGCACCATATAGatagaaaatttggttatctatgcatccgaGAAATTATGGTAGTGATTTGTAGTCATGTGACCATCCGTCCATCCGTCTgtaccacaggcataccaatgtaaaataagtcAATCAACAGGTGCGCCAATCAAATGCAACTCCAGGCTTTTTTGGATGGAAATCACATGGCCACCCGcatcttgtgaagcagagacaattATTAAAGAGTCATTAAAGACAAAAcagaaagcggaaattgtttctgcctccttgttgtctaaagtattgaTTTTAGCCTACATtaatgtccacaaatttggaaattatatagagaaagagaaagacataGAAAAGAAGAAAGTAGTTGACAGGATAGAGAAGCTCAATAAGAAAAAGAGCAACAGAGAGAGCCAGagtgagagataaaaaacaaaggagatgaGTTTCATTGGAAGACCAACATAAAAATTTTGCAGTGGcagtgacaaaatgagaaaattaTGCTAGTGCTCAGCATGGGTGAAAATGAGGGGCAATGAAAAAATAGTGAACAGGAATATAAGCAACAAATTTTGGGGGGAGCATATACGACATTTTCTTCATAAAATGTGTAACTAGAAAGTTTCACGTTGCAACAACGACagcaaagaagtgtacaaaaaagtgtgctgcacgtgaaAAGTTCTTGACTGTTTAtctaataattaatttttatctaaaatagacctattttttttttggcagttcTTGTTTCCATTACTGTTTAGCATTAcacaatttcattttttgagtgaagtaaaagtattttaacgagagctttgcttttagccctggcttgAACTATATATTAGGTCATATAAGGTTGACAGGACCGGAGTACCTAGAAAAAATCCTGAGGTACTAAAGGATGGTCAGCCAGACAAATTGGGCTCCGTGACATAATAATACAtggcttcaatttttttttcagtcgcACATTACAGTGGTTAATTCTTAAAGAAAACTAACAACAGAGCTCGATCTGCACATAGATAGTCAAACTTTATCATTATTTAGGATCACAAGCTTCAATGAATTGATTTCGTAATTTTGATGACCACCTTCCTGCCTTAAGCCCTTTATTGATTGCAAAATAGtaagcattttttctttttaaacatttccCCCATTTCCAGTGCTTCCTAACCTTTAGAACTCCCCCCTCTTGCCCATTTATATCCTGCCTCCTGCACTCCTTCCGTCCCTGTTCCACAGTCTATTGGGCCACCACCCGCCTGTCCTCCCCCAGATTCCTTGCTAGATTTGATACTCTTCCCAAGGTTAAACTTgaatttgaaaccaagatggcaaCCTTTTACAGTAAGCACTTGGTCTTAATAATCTCAGGGGGAAATACAAGGAGGTCGGTATAATAAACAGTCTACTCAGACACCTTCaaatatcaatatcaatatcaaaTATCAATTTTGTACACCTACAGGACCCCTACTGGTGCCTACtttatatgagaaatttcagagaCTGTAGTTTTACTGTTGGTGCCAATTTGGTTTTGATATAATCCAGCTGCAATTGATGTcattttaacaactttttttctcttagtTTCAGATTTACAATAATGGTCCATCTTCTGGAGGCTGGTTTTGCATACAGAGTCTGTAGGTAAGGACTCTTTCTTCAATAATATTCTCATCCCTCAGAGAAGTAGGATTTCCTGCTCTACTCTGCACATGGGGAGAAGGTCctaataatggtgatgatgaatTTAAGGAACAGGAACGCAGCCCTTAGAAATGACCTCGCCACCTCTACTCTctctttctgttttgttttctttgtcaacaatttttgttgtattatttTCCGCTTGATCCCCTTTGCATAACCTACAGTCAAATTTAGCATTTTAATGCTTGGTAGGTTAATCTTATGTCcacatatatttttatttcctgctaacaaataaaattattgtttgtcCTGTAGGCGGATGATGTTCTCTCGTTTAACAAGTTTCAAGTGGCTGGTACAAACTCTTGTGGTTGGTTTTCCTTCACTGGGCACGCTTCTCCGATACC is a window from the Porites lutea chromosome 10, jaPorLute2.1, whole genome shotgun sequence genome containing:
- the LOC140950108 gene encoding transmembrane protein 254-like — encoded protein: MAPPAPSSRKRVNLKEEAKTDEREFFQLSPLPLSIVIIFLLILYWFVCYNVDALPLQALGPVGKMLAYLESNYLKALRLGFRFTIMVHLLEAGFAYRVCRRMMFSRLTSFKWLVQTLVVGFPSLGTLLRYRKERELRKNKSE